The region ATCCCCGTAGCATCCGCGTTTCATCCCCTTAGTATCCACGTTTTATTCGAGAGAGCAAGACTCGTCAGATAGAGCGAGCGAATAGTTATCAGTCTGGCAAGAGCGAGCAAGAAATATGGCAACGCGCTTAGAATGGTCACCATAAGCGGTTATAACCCGTTTGCTCACCGTATCGCCGCCTGCACGCACCGTTCTGGCAACGTTGCGTGCCGTGCACGGAGCGTTTCGGCACCAGCAAAATATCCTCGCCGACAATTTTTTacggtccgtgcatggcacgcgacGGGTATGGTCGGTTACCTACGGAACGGGTTAGGgtagtgggcatagtctcatactttttagtacaaaaaaatattttttgcctgacacgttcctactacggtcatggtatgatacggtgtagtggggcTACCTTTATATGAGCTTTTCGTTCCGAAATCTTATAATTAtctaaaaatctaaaaagttaAAACGATAAAAATGTCAGTAAATGTTGCCCAGTAATGGGACACAATATAGgctataaaacaaaacaacgggttgcactccgggagtgccggcagaagtgaaaactcaatgacattgtaacagtttttcgaccagcgggctcagcacggttccatttttatcgactatcactatgcgcgtccctttcgcacttacatacttgttagaacgtgacaggcatggtgacaagggataaaaacgcgaccgtgctaagccgcctggtcacgtgtccgtcttacgaagcgtcttacgtcaaaatattaataacagcgccaccTAGTGccaaatgtctgcagcactatgtataattgaggttaacgccatctagcgttatttcgtcgcattacttgaaacccctaagcacatcactgcagttagtactcgagttatattagtaccagttagagggaaactcactagatggcatttaaatcaataaagaaaaactcaatgacataggtcacgtgtccgtcttacgtcttacgaatcttacggtcacgtgacacctgttacgaaCTGAGTTTagcattttttccccatcacaaaaattGCACAGCGAGCGCCGCTTAAGAAGTTTCACTTCACTTCAAATAAATGTTAGTATCCAGGGAAGAAAGTGGGCACTATGTTTGCCAGGAGATGAAAAAGCAGTCGTCCACTATACTCTTAATCATTAACCTGTAATAAAATATgaggcattatctatgaaaagcgaccttattgtcgatggcgcttacgccgaatagcgtcgcgcggcattgtatttatatcggagcatcgttaataatggcgtaagcgccatcaacaataaggtcccttccatagataacgtcacatatagcctatttatgttttatttcatATTAATTCGATGTTTTTAATACTTATACAAAaccaaacaagcatacggcccgcctgatggtaatcGATCACCGTATTTTATGGACGCCTGTTACTCCATGGCTGTTAGGTACAACATTTACGTGCCTAGCCAACGTGCAAATCGTTAACGCTCTGTGGCGTagcgtagtcatctctctctaatatcactcttccatattagtgcgacggaaacagttgcgtttcgttcgttacggagcgtaagcgattgtaACGTTGGCTAAGCAACTCACCCTAAacacatagagttagaccaagataagtctacaacgattctgatagcacacgcaaagagcagtgcaattgttattttaaacgtcaaacttctattaagtaaattatgaattacatatttctaaatggttaaaataaaagcaaacgaataattttccattttttatattattttacaaaacttttcctattatttacaaaattatcTTAGCCTAATAGGATCCGAAGGTGATATCGTGGAGGGGGGCAGCGCCTCCCTGTGGCAAAGCGTATTCTTTAAGGAGCTGATCCAGCATGGAGAAGGGTTGGCTTTGACTCCTTGACTGTTGGAACTGGTTCTGTTGGTACCTGGGCTCAGCGGGCGCTGGCGCGAAGTTTTGGGAGTACTCGACCTGGGGCTTGGGAGCGAAGGACTGGAACTGGGGAGCTGGTCGGAAGTCCGGCTGCCTCTGGGGCTGCGGGCGCTGGGGTTGCTGCTGCGGGGCGGGGTTGAAGAAGCTGTCGCGGTCGATTGGGGTGGGGGCCGCGCCGGCGAAGAATGCGGGCTGAAATTAACAAATATTTGCTAAATTAGATTGAATCAGGAGACAGTAAAATTACCATTTTTATCTTCACATATTAATatttactagcaaaaagcagagctttgtaagggctcgcggagtttttctacctaaacgtaccggaccgcgactttgatccagtccgaggcttgttccatgttcgatcgaatgggtacgtaataagtccgttaaggacgcagctataagtgagagcaagaaagaaatatacctactaattgaaccccggtcgctgtccggtacctacgcctgtctgttacagctattactttgtccattataaacgtgtccagacgacaaaatcaaattgccaatatcatccacacgtaatatacaatttcataagcgcttattacatcctacacggtcgcccagtactttttgtaaggaagctaACTGGCTTTCCTAAATAATGTTgggtccttgaatttatttatgcgtccacaccacacaattgagtgtaaaactatcccgtctggacacttATTAACGGTAATCATGCTGCTCCACATATAAACTTACGTATAATTTGCTctcttaagtgctcatcaagaagagtgagatgaccaaaacagcgtgtgcctatgttgcaacaaacttgagttccactaaatattgccagggttcagctacaACAGCTCTATCGTGagtatctcctaagtgctcaaaaagacgagtcggatgaccaaaaaagcgtgtgcctatattgtataaaacccgagctccactaggtactgccagagttcagcatcaccttgggtactactctaccaagtgatcatcatgagtcggatgtccaaaacagcgtgtgtctatgttgcaccaatcccgagctccactaggtactgccagggttcagcatcagctctatctaaggtagtactctcctaagtgctcatcaagacgagtgagatgaccaaaacatcgtgtgcctatattgcaacaaacctgagttccactacaTACTGCCAGcagggttcagctacagctctatTTTGGgcatctcccaagtgctcataaaaacgagtcggatgaccaaaacagcgtttgcctatgttgcaccaaacctgagttctgctaggtactgccagggttctgggtcattttgttgaactgcacgccgacgttgcaattggcgtgcagtcggcgtgcagcttccatacaagttgcagtcgggttgtattAACAATTTGAtgatttagggccgatacagacggcctaatatgcttatctttatttataatttttgcagtttcaagcaatagtaacactaaaactgtttctcgaactgaaaatacccgatttaagtttgctaacacaagaCTGATCAGGTCATCGGCGTCACAGAacagaacatacgagtaaattgacctccgcagtgaatatacagcaagattgaatgttccagtattcacttaattgctaaattgggaatcaaactgaccgaagcgagatgggtcagaatcaaaaattttaaccctttttagggttccgtacctcaaaaggaaaaaacggaacccttataggatcactcgtgcgtctgtctgtccgtctgtcacagcctatttgctccgaaactactggaccaattaagttgaaatttggtacacatatgtaagtccgtgacccaaagacgggcatgtaacgtcaacaaatgaattttaaacatagttttggggggtaaatgagaaaattataaaacaaatttttgcaaactatatcgtgttatatatcaaacgaaagggctcattgtgagaatctcaaatatattataaatttattataaatttagaatgaaaagtttagaagttattcaagaaaatagataaaaaatgaCCATTAGCCCCCCTCTATCTCCAAAACTacagggtctaaaattttgaaaagaatacacaaaatagttctttacctaaagatgacaggaaaacctattaaaaatctagagtcaagcgtgagtcagatttaagaacaaaaataCGATTAGGcttttttagggacacagccgcaatggcccacgtgaaacgtggtgtagaCAGCTATTGCGAAGGCACTAGGCCGATAGCCGCATGAGAACGAAGCCCCGAAGCGTTCCGATGAGGCGTGCCTTTATGATCAAGCGTAAGTCGGACTGAAGACAAAAAATGCGACTAGGCTGTATCTGGCACCCAGCCGTAATGGTACTTGTACTACTGATTGATTAGGTTACTATTGTTACGTGTTTAAAAAAGCACTATTTTATACATATCTCTTCGGCCTTCGCTTTTAAAACACTTGCGGAAGTTGTGGGAAGTGCGTACCCGTCGGACGCTCCGAGCTTTCAgctctacgcggagctcggccttcagtCTTCGCATTTGGACAGTTGTAGGTACTATTGTTCGGGATGTAATCTTCCTATCCAAGCTACTTTGCATAGTTGCAGAGATATAAGCCACCGCTCCGTAACACTTCATGTTACATCTGGTTTTTGATCTGACCAATTCGGGTTTTTCAAGACGTTTAACTCACGTCGTTtcacgtacaaaaaaaaatgttaaaaattgtgtgatgtacggaacccttaaaacgcgagtccgactcgcacttgaccagttttttgTATTCATCTTTGTTAGCACATAAtacattagcacgaattttaattcataatttttctaacagatggcgctagtagtaatacaaagtgttattcttttattttatttatttaggtttatataatgatatttttatgtttgataacacatctagatatgaatttaaattactatgttaaatttcaaacctataagtgcagtagtttttccgtaaagtgtaccacaagaatgcatagtttgtcgaatagtgatagggctcgcttcgctcgccctaataaaaaCAGGCCTTAATGGATATCGAGTAAACCTGCTCACCAAATTTCACTAGAATCAGCTAAAAAATGCGACCTATAGACGAGAACATCCAGAGTCCAGACATACGAAAGAATTTTCGCCCAatctgaaacggagaccttcgctttcCTTCGGTTAAAACGTAAAGCgttgtttttaaaattgattgaaaagtaaaatatttaatctatttaagaAGATAGGGGCCGAACGCTTCTTCAAACAaatgtagtccccattttccctCCTGGGTCTTGACTTTATGGGAAATATATCTACGTAATTTATTTACTAGGTAACTATAGCTATGCCTTTTCGTTTGACTTTTTAAAATTTTTTGGTTATAATAAAAGTTAggggtgaaaaaaaaattgcatacaaatttttaaaagctCCTGATTCGTACCGATATGTGatttaataattgtaatatccagagaggaaaatggggactacgtttgtatggagaagcggtcctCCCATTTCGTCTTAACACAACATCTTCTTTGTCTATGGCCATTGACACAACTGACTAATGCGGCTACTACACCAATAACACATTAATTAAGCTTACTTTTGGTGGTGTGGGCGCAGACTGCTGCGGCCTGTACTGTTGCTGAGGCTCTGGCCTGTACTGTTGCTGTTGCGACTCCGGTCTGTACTGCTGCTGAGGCGGCTCTGGTCTGTACTGCTGTTGCTGGGGCGCGCGGTAGGCAGGCTgcgggcgcggcgcggggcgcggtgCGGGCCGCGGGGCGGGCGCGGGCTCTTCGTAGTCGTAGTCTATAGACTGCGCGGGAGCGCGGTCGCCCTGGAATaataatgttaaattaaattaggatttttacaagttttttacAACTTAGTAAAAGGATCATGCCGAATTTGGCCTACGATTCGATAAGCATGCTATATATacgataaatttaatcatatttcttacaatctcatacatatattagatttcaacggacacttcttagtaaagaaaataagttaaagagtaattaaaccaaatcaacacatatattacatagaatcaatgacatTTCATAAATGGACGTCCAgagcaaagagtataataatatatgtatagtaaaagAGAGCCAACTCGCGAGTAAATGTCAAAATACGTCGACACTAACGCTCCTAGCGGATTTTTGTCACAAACCTTTACGTATGTGTGCGTGGCACACATGCATAGTAGTAATAAAGACTATGGCGCCTTTTTCCTTGACCGTAAACAGTGAACTACAATGAGGGTTCCATTCTTTCACCTTCTTGCAAAGCAATCACGTGAAAAATGAATACACCTCATTGTAGTGCACTGTACACGGTcaaggaaaaaggcgccaatatattatgtactataataCATATTCATTCAGTGACGATTTACTACCTAGAccagtattttataaatgttcataccaaagaatattttagtcgcaaaagtaaaaacacgatgtgtaaaaatatcatttatttttcattacttacatgcgtaacaaaccaaaaaaatattttctaagggttccacttattataataaattagttCGAAATAATACAAATCCACTATTAAAACTTGGACTTAAATTTGACTAGCTAGCACGAGCCACGAAGCATTGATGCGTTTTGGAGTCATGTTGTTTTAATTCGCACAGCCGAAAAGGCAATAACGTTTCTTTCTCCCAGGCGCACTCATTTTCATCAATTTATAGTGATTAtactataaattattaattaaaattacaaaaaatttgAATCTTCTGTTTGacttttatagtttgacggttaCTATGTTCTTTGTTTTAACGTTTCCTTTCACGTAAGGCACTTGGCGAAACTATTTAGTTAAATGTtcttaataaaaacgattatattattttaatataaatacaattatattaagacgattaaaaaatgtgaggtacctaaattactgaaaatattaaacgtttcatACTTGAAACggaatttgtgataaaaatgcaaagacaaagttttttttcttttttcaattatggcctggatgcgtgTTTTTTAAGACATCACAGACAAAGCGGTGACACCATCTAGTTGATTTACATGGAAGTATCAGGTGAGGAAATGTTGCTGTAAACATAATGCTGACTGCGCTAGTTTCCATATATAAGGTACCCCTCTTTGAAGTTTCGCCCCCCTGGTCCAGAGCcaaacaaaaaagtatggcAGCAAAATACTTATTCTACGATGATCCTGTTGATGCTAATAACGCTCacttcaaagaaaaacattcataccactaacgacatactgttataagcactaagtatcaaaattgcaaaaagaactgcgatacagtaaaaactttttattccaatgactttaattgtaacatacccaaatgacttacgtcaaaaatgaatagcgaacgaatatggaacgaatagagtcgctatggattgtgttttcatattaattattacatatttatttaatagtattGTATGAAATCTAGAAGAGCACCAATTTACAATTAGCTTTCACCGGCTTTCCCCACTGAAGTCGTTTTTTacttctttaaaattgattaacttttttaataaaaccttatttgatatcagggtatgaatatgaataacacgaaaataggttaaaacttaaaaatacattaaaataaagggaaaaatatatatctaactttttttataaattacctatatgatAAACCTACAAAATAGGAATTCTaacttctttgaaataaattaagtttattttttttttttttttttttttaatttatttagaacacaAACAGTCACATAATGCAAATGGATTTTTAGTACAATGTAGTGTACTTAACATACTTAAGAAacagacctggaggttcattaATGAGTAGGTAATACATAATGTTAACATACATAATAACCGCAGAAAGAAAAAGAAATTTGAAATTATGAGCCATACCTACTATTACTACATACtactataaattatatttaccaATCTTCCAAACAAAATCAGTATTGTGTGAAATTATATAGAGGGTAGGTAAGTTGAAGATTGGTAAATAGGTTTAACATCAATATCTATTTTAGTATTATCGGATAAGTAGTCAtcaatttattttactatttggTAGGTAGGACAATCGGAAAGTtacatttatacattttgttatttaaaacgatgtttaatacttaaaactaaaacaatttacgTTTAAGTTCAATTTTGAGACTAGACAAGGAAGAGTGAAAAGGATCAATATCATGTAAATGCTTATTAACATAACTAGGGACTCGTCTGAAAAAAGTGTGCCGAGAGTAATTCTTACGAGCAAAGCTGATATGAAATAGAGATCTGGAACGTAGGGGGAG is a window of Cydia splendana chromosome 1, ilCydSple1.2, whole genome shotgun sequence DNA encoding:
- the LOC134795857 gene encoding DNA translocase FtsK-like — encoded protein: MAALVRLSMLALCACAASAQFADERAPRYIASEPKQTSTPVPILKQINRHNEDGSYTYGYEAADGSFKIETKAQNGEVKGKYGYKDDTGKLRVIEYGANKYGFQPSGEGITVAPPTLVDESTRDRPPKSQGDRAPAQSIDYDYEEPAPAPRPAPRPAPRPQPAYRAPQQQQYRPEPPQQQYRPESQQQQYRPEPQQQYRPQQSAPTPPKPAFFAGAAPTPIDRDSFFNPAPQQQPQRPQPQRQPDFRPAPQFQSFAPKPQVEYSQNFAPAPAEPRYQQNQFQQSRSQSQPFSMLDQLLKEYALPQGGAAPLHDITFGSY